One Streptomyces sp. CG4 genomic window, ACCAGAGCGCACTTCCCATGAGGAGGCACGGGTGGCCGAGACTCTGAAGAAGGGCAGCCGGGTGACCGGCGCCGCGCGCGACAAGCTCGCGGCAGACCTGAAGAAGAAGTACGACTCCGGTGCGAGCATCCGGGCGCTGGCCGAGGAGACCGGCCGCTCGTATGGCTTTGTGCACCGGATGCTCACCGAGTCGGGCGTCGTCCTGCGTGGGCGTGGCGGAGCGACCCGGGGCAAGAAGGCCGCATCGGTCTGACGCCGGGCGGTCCATCGACTTCGATGGTGACCACCCGGTCGGCAATCTGATCGGCCGGGTGGTTACTGTGCAGTCACTTACGCATGCCCCCGGCATGCCCGGATGACCGCACCCATCGGAGGCGCCCCATGGCTTCGCCCGACCAGGACCTCGCTCCTGTACTCGACAAGGACGGCGTACGGCTCACCGTAGACGACGCGCTCGCCACGGTGACGCTGGCCAATCCGGCCAGGCGCAATGCGCAGAGCCCCGCCCTGTGGCGGGCGCTCGCCGAGGCCGGGAGGCTGCTGCCGGGCTCCGTCCGGGTCGTCGTGCTGCGCGGCGAGGGCAGGTCCTTCTCCGCCGGTCTCGACCGGCAGATGTTCACCCCGGAGGGGATCCCGGGCGAGCCGACCTTCATCGATCTCGCGCGCCGTGACGACGCCGGGCTCGACGCGAGCATCGCCGAGTTCCAGGAGGCGTTCACCTGGTGGCGGCGGAACGACATCGTGTCCATCGCCGCCGTCCAGGGACACGCCATCGGGGCCGGCTTCCAGCTCGCGCTCGCGTGCGACCTGCGGGTCGTCGCGGAGGACGTGCAGTTCGCCATGCGCGAGACCAGCCTCGGCCTCGTACCCGACCTGACCGGCACGCATCCGCTGGTCGGTCTCGTCGGGTACGCCCGTGCGCTGGAGATCTGCGCCACGGGAAGGTTCGTCGGCGCGGCGGAGTCCGTGGCATCCGGGCTGGCCAACGCTGCCGTGCCCGGCGACCAACTGGACGACGCCGTGCGGGACTTGGCCGCGGCACTGCTGGCCGCGCCGCGGGACGCCGTGGCGGAGACCAAGGCGTTGTTGCGAGGTGCGGCGGACCGTACGTACGACGAGCAGCGGGCGGCCGAGCGCGCTGCTCAGGCACGCCGGCTCCGCGATCTGGCCGGGCTCGGCGAATAACCCCTGCGCTGCCCACAGCGAGCAGGACGAGTTCCCGAGTTCCCTAGTCCACCGCCGTAATCAAAACCGCCACCGTCGGCCGGTCCTCCAGAGCGTTCCGTACGGCTGTGCGGACCTGTCGGGCCACGTCGACGGCCCGGTGGTCCGAGCCTGTCGACAGTTCCACGCGCACGTGCCGGTGCGGCAGAGCCGTGTCGGCCGGGCGTTCCTCCAGGTGCACTCCGCGGCCGAGACCGCCCAGGGAAGCTGTCAAGCCGGTCACACCGGGGACGGCGAGGGCGGCCGCGGCCGCGCGGGCCTCGTCCGGGTCCGTGGCTTCCCGCGCGGACACCGGCCGTGGCGCACGTACCGCCGTGGCCGGTTCCTCCGTGTCCAGCAGATCGGTCACCCACAGGTCCACCTCCGAGAGCGTGAGTCCGAGCTGCCCCGCAGCGGCCGTCGCCAGGGTGAGCCGCAGCCGGGACGCCACCGCGGGCAGCGGCTCGGCGGCCGTCGCGGCGAAGTCCGCCGTCAGCCGCAGCGGGCCCGGCGGCAGCGCGCTCGGCGGAGCCGGTACGACGGGTTGCCGCGCCGCTTCCGGATCGGCGAGCGTGAGCCGCAGCGCGCCCAGCCGCACCCCCGGCACCCCGGCCGCCGCCGCACGCTCCAGTACCGCCGCCGCCGCGACCTCCGCGATCCACGCGCCGTCGCGCGGCCCACCGAGCGGCAGCAGCCTGCCGAGCCCGACCTGGCGCCGTACCAACTCTGTCCACCGGTCCGCCGTCATTCCTCCAGCCTGCCGTATCACCGGCGCACGGCAGGGGAACCATGCATACGGTGGGCAAGGGACGATCGAAGGGGACGACGACCGAAAGGGACGTACGGCGATGACCGACATGACGACGACCCCGGAAGGCGACCAGGAACCGCAGGTGTCGACCCGCAAGACCACCCGCCGCGGCGGCGGCGATCCGGCGACCCGGGGACGGACCACCATCGCCGACGGCGTCGTGGAGAAGATCGCGGGCCTCGCGGCGCGGGACGTCGTCGGCGTGCATGCCATGGGCAGTGGCCTGGCCCGCACCTTCGGCGCCGTGCGCGACCGCGTGCCCGGCGGCTCCAGGTCGGTGACGCGGGGCGTGAAGGCCGAGGTCGGAGAGGTGCAGACCGCACTCGACCTGGAGATCGTCGTGGACTACGGCGTCTCGATCGGCGATGTCGCCCGTGCCGTACGGGAGAACGTGATCGCCTCCGTGGAACGGATGACCGGACTAGAGGTGGTCGAGGTCAACATCGCGGTCAGCGACGTGAAGCTGCCCGATGAAGAGGACGAGGAGCCCGAGCCGCCGCGCATCCAGTGACGCACCGGCGACCCGGCACCGCACGCCCGACGAGCTGAGGAGTGCTGCATGAGCATGGCCGTGGTCGGCATGATCGCCGGAATGGCGCTGGGTTTCGCCGGGTACTTCGGCGGCTTCGGGGCCTTCCTGCTGGTGGCGGCGCTGGGTGCGATCGGGTTCGTCGCCGGCCGGTTCGCGGAGGGCGACCTGGAACCGGGGGACTTCTTCCGCACCCGCGACGACCGGCGCGACCGGCGGCGGTGACCGGCGATGGCCGCCGACACCGGTGCGGCCCGGCCGCCGTCGGACCTGGTGCCGCCGGGCGAGCGCGGCGCCACCCGGATCGCCGACCGGGTCGTCGCGAAGATCGCCGCGCAGGCCGCCCGCGAGGCGCTGCCCCCGCTGCCTGCCGAGGCGGCCGTCCCGCACGCCACGGTGGTCGTACTCCCCAGGGACACGGCCCGCGTACGCGTCCATCTCGAACTCGGCTACCCCTGCGACATCGGCGCCCACTGCGCCGCCGTGCGTCGTCATGTCACCGAGCGGGTAGACGCGTTGGTGGACATGCCGGTGGCCGAGGTCGCCGTCCAGGTCGAACGGCTGCACCCGGCACCGCACGGGAGGGCATGATGAGCGAGCCGCAGACGACCATCCAGACGCTCCACAAGGACCCCGTCCCCACGCCGCCCGCCGCCGGGAGCAGCGGCCGCTTCTGGTCGCCGCGCCGCGTCCCGGCGGCCGTCGTCGCCGCCCTGCTGCTGGCCGGCGCCGGCCTCCTGCTGTACGACATCGCGGCCGTACGCGCCCACCACCCCGCGATGGAGTGGCGCCGCGCACTGGCCCGGCACCTGGCCGAACGCCCCCTGGACGACACCTGGGTGCTGACCGGAGCGGCCGTCGCCGCCGCACTCGGCCTCTGGCTGATCGCCCTCGCGGTCACCCCCGGACTGCGCGGTCTGCTGCCCATGCGGCGCCCGCACCCCGACGTCCGCGCCGCACTCCGGCGCGACGCGGCGGCTCTGCTGCTGCGCGACCGGGTCATGGACGTCTCCGGGGTCCGGTCGGTGCGGGTGCGGATGCGCCGCGGGAAGGCCGACGTCCGTGTCGTCTCGCACTTCCGTGACCTGGACGACGTACGCGCCGACCTGGACACCGTGCTCACGGACGCGATCCGGGGCCTCGGCCTCGGCCGGCCGCCCACGCTGTCCGTCCATGTGACACGGCCCGGACGGAAGGGGTGACGGCGATGCGCCGGGCTGGTCTCCACCGCGTCCTGCTGGCCCTCGTCGGCCTGCTCCTGTTCGTGCTCGGCGGGTCGGTCCTGGCGGTCGGCCTGGGCGCGGCGCCGCCCTCCTGGTGGGTGCACACCGGCCCGCACGACGTCCTGCTCACCAGGGCCGAACGCACCCACTGGCGCGGCACCGGCTGGTGGTGGCCGGCCGTCCTCGCCACCCTGGCGGTCCTCGTCCTGCTCGCCCTGTGGTGGCTCACCACGGTCCTGCGCCGCCGCCGGCTGTCCGAGATCCTCATCGACACCGGCGACGGCGAGTCCGCCGTGCTGCGCGGCCGCGCCCTGGAGTCGGCCCTGGCCCAGGCCGCCGTACGGCAGCAGGGCGTGGCCCACGCGGAGATCGTCCTGCGCGGCCGCCGCACGAAACCCACGGCAAGAATCTGGCTCCAACTGGAGCCCCACGTGGATCCGTCGACGGCCCTGAACGACTTCACGACCCAGGCCCTGACCGACGCCCGCGAGTCGGCGCGGCTTCCGTCTCTACCGGTGGAGATACGACTGCGGGCGGTCAAGCACCATGCGGAGAGGGTCAGTTGACACGGCAGGGGTCCCTCAGAACCCGTGCCGCATGCCCCCGTCCACGGGCAGCATGACCCCACTCAGATACGAAGCCGCCGGAGAGAGCAAGAACGCCGCGACCTTCCCGAACTCCTCCGGCGCCCCGTACCGCCGCAACGGGATCCGCGCCTCGTTCGCTGCCCGAGTGGCCTCAGGATCCGCGGACAACCCGTCCAGCTCGCGCACGCGATCCGTGTCGATGCGCGACGGCAGCAGCCCCAGCACCCGAATCCCCCGCGGCCCCAACTCGTCGGCGAGCGACTTGGCGAACCCGGCGAGCCCGGGCCGCAGCCCGTTGGAGATGGTCAGCCCCGGAATCGGCTCGTGCACCGACGCCGACAGCACGAACCCGATGACCCCGCCCGGCTCCAGCTCCGCCGCTGCCACCCGCGCGAGCCGCACCGCACCGAGGAACACCGACTCGAACGCGTTCCGCCACTGCTCGTCGGTGTTGTCCGCGACGAACCCCGGCGCCGGTCCGCCCACGCTCACCAGCACGCCGTGGAAGCCGCCGAACCGCTCACGGGCGGCCGCGACCAGCCGCTCGGGAGCCTGCGCGTCGGAGTTGTCGACGGCGACACCCACCGCGTCCGGGCCCAGTTCGGCGGCGGCCTCGGCGACCCGCTTCTCGTCCCGCCCGCTGATGACGACCTTCGCCCCGTCGGCGACCAGCTCGCGCGCCGCGGCGTTGCCCAGCCCCCGGGTCGCGCCCGTGACGACGTACACCCGGTCCTTCAGTCCAAGATCCATGGCCCCTATCCTGCCCGCTCGCCCCCGGACAGCGTGAGCGCGGTGTTCACCAGGGCGATATGGCTGAAGGCCTGCGGGAAGTTGCCCACCTGGCGGCTCAGCCCGGGGTCGTACTCCTCCGACAGCAGCCCCACGTCGTTGGTGAGCGCCACCAGCCGCTCGAAGAGTTCCCGGGCCTCGGCCGTGCGGCCGGTCAGGTGCAGGGCGTCCGCGAGCCAGAACGAGCAGGCCAGGAAGGCGCCCTCGCCGCCCGGCATCCCGTCGATGCCGACGGCGTCGGTGTCGTACCGGCGCACGAAGCCGCCGTGTCCCAGATCCGCGCGGATCGCGTCGACCGTGCCGATCACCCGGGGGTCGTCGGGCGGCAGGAAACCGACCCGGGGGATCAGCAGCAGGGCGGCGTCCAGTTCGCGCGAGCCGTAGTACTGGGTGAAGGTCCGGCGCCGGGCGTCGTAGCCCTGCTCGCACACTTCCCGGTGCACCTCGTCACGCATCGCCCGCCAGCCGTCCGCGTCGCCCTGCAGCTCCGGGTACGTCTCCAGCGTCCGTACGGCGCGGTCGGCGGCCACCCACACCATCACCTTCGAGTGCACGAACTGGCGCCGGCCGCCGCGCACCTCCCACAGGCCCTCGTCGGGCTGCCGCCAGGACGACTGCAGGAACGTCATGAGCGAGCGCTGGATCGCCCACATGTGGGGCTTGGTGGGCAGGCCCTGGTCGCGGGCCAGCGACAGCGTGTCCATGACCTCGCCGTACACGTCCAGCTGGAGCTGGCCGACGGCGGCGTTGCCGATGCGTACGGGCGCGGACTCGGCGAAGCCGGGCAGCCAGGGCAGCTCCCACTCCGGCAGCCGGCGCTCGCCCGCCAGGCCGTACATGATCTGCAGGTCCGCCGGGTCGCCCGCGACCGCGCGCAACAGCCAGTCGCGCCAGGCCTCGGCCTCCCTGTGGTAGCCCGCGGCCAGCATGGCGCCGAGGGTGAGGGTGGAGTCGCGCAGCCAGCAGAAGCGGTAGTCCCAGTTGCGTACGCCGCCCAGCTCCTCGGGCAGCGAGGTGGTGGCAGCGGCGACGATCCCGCCCGTCGGGGCGTAGGTGAGCGCCTTGAGCGTGATCAGGGACCGTACGACGGCGTCCCGGTACGGCCCGTCGTAGCGGCAGCGGGACGTCCAGCGCCGCCAGTCGTGGACGCTGTTGCTCAGCGCCTCGTAGGGGTCGGTGAGCGGCGGGCGGCGCTCGTGCGAGGGATGCCAGGTGAGCACGAACGCGACCCGCTGGCCCTCGGTGACGGTGAACTCCGCGTGGGTGCCGAAGTCCTCGCCCCAGGTGTGCACGGGGGGCTCCGAGCGCAGCCAGACCGAGTCCGGTCCGGCGACGGCCACCCGGTGCCCGTCCGAGCGGCGCACCCACGGCATGATCGAGCCGTAGTCGAAGCGCAGCCGGAGGGTGCTGCGCACGGTGACCCGGCCGCTGACACCTTCGACGATGCGTACGACGTCGGGGGCGCGGTCGCGCTGCGGCATCAGGTCGGTGACGCGGACCGTGCCGTCGTGGGTGTCCCACTCGGTGTCGAGGACGAGGGTGTCGGTCCGGTAGGCGCGGCGGGTGCAGGTGCGCGCTCCCTTGGGGGCGATCCGCCAGTGGCCGTGGTCCTCGTCGCCCAGCAGCCGGGCGAAGCAGGCGCCGGAGTCGAAGCGGGGCAGGCACAGCCAGTCGATCGAGCCGTCCCTGCCGACCAGCGCGGCGGTCTGCTCGTCGCCGATGAGGGCGTAGTCCTCGATGCGCGCGTTCACGGGATCCGGTTTCCCGGCTTTCCCGGCGGGCAAGAGGGCCGAACAGGTGGTCCGCCCGGCGCGCGTGCCACGGCTGTCGCCCTGGCTGTACGACGGCCGGTTCCGTCTGTACGGCGGCGCCGCTTGCGTCCGGGCGACGGCTGTACGGCGGCTATACGGCGGCCGGTTCCGTCTCCTCCGGCTTCGCCTCCGCGGTGGCCTCCTCCTGGTCGCGGATCTCCCGCCGGACCAGGAACCACCAGCCGACCGGGACGCCCGCGGCGAACAGCCACCACTGGATCATGTACGCGTAGTTCAGCGGGGCGTCCTCGCTGCCCGGGTCGGAGATCTGTTCCGGGGAGTCGGTCTGGGGCCCCGTCTGCTCGAGGTAGCCGCCGAGCACCGAGGCGCCGAGCCGGTGCGCCTCCTCCGCGCTGTTGATCAGCATGATCTGCCGGTCCGGGAGGCCCTGGACGTTCTTGATGCCGCTCGCCGCAGTCGTCTCGTCGGCCATCAGCCGCCCGGTGATGGTGGTCCGGCCGGACGGCGGGGCGGGGATCTTCGGGAACGCGGTCTGGGCTCCGTTGGCCGGGATCCAGCCGCGGTTGACGAGCACCACCTTGCCGTCGCCGAGGACGAACGGGGTGAGCACATGGAAGCCGACCTCGTTGTCGGAGTTGGTCCGGCGCCGGACCACTTCCTCCCTGGCGGTGTCGAAGGTGCCGGTCGCGGTGACCGTGCGGTACCTCTCGGTGCGGGTCACGGTGTGCCCCGGGGAGGTCAGCCGCTCGACCGGGACCGGCTTGGCGTGCAACGCCGAGGAGACCAGGTCGTTGCGCGCGGTGCGCTCCTCGTAGCGGTGCTTCTGCCAGAAACCCAGCCTGATCATCGTCGGGATCAGCGCGATCGCGACGATGGTGAGGATCACCCACTGGCGGGACAACAGGAAGCGGTAGCGATGCACCCCACGACGTTACCTCCGCGCCGTGGGGTGCATTCGGGCGGGTACCGGGTCAGACGCGATCGACGATCCCCGCCTTCCCGTCGGCGCGGGCGCAGTGGGCGCCGCAGTAGAACGCGCCGTCGGCCTCCACCCCCTGGCCGATGATCTGCACCCGGCAGTGCTCGCAGATGGGTGCCATGCGGTGGATCGCACAGGAGAAGCAGTCGAACACATGAACCGCACCCTGTGCATGGACCTCGAAGGTCATCCCGTAGTCATTGCCGCAAACTTCACATTTCGCCATGCGCCACAGGGTGGGCCGTCACCGGGACCGGGGCGAGCGGGTGCCGGGTGAGTCGTGTGTCGATCACTCATTCGTACGATCACTCCCAACGGTGTGGTCACTCGCATGCGTACGATCACTCGTCGGCGGGCTCGACATCCCGCAGCAGCTGCCCGAACGCGGCCTCGTCGACGACCGGCGTGCCGAACTGCCGCGCCTTGACCACCTTGGACGTGCCCGAGTCGGGGTCGTTGGTGACCAGCAGGCTGGTCAGCCTGGAGATGCTGGACGCCACATGCAGACCGGCCTCCGTGGCCCGGTCCTCCAGCAGCTCGCGGTCCACGGAGGTGTCGCCGGAGAACGCCACCCGCATGCCCTGTTTGAGTCGTTTGCCGTTTTCGTAGCGCCCCGGATTGGGGTACGGGCATGCGGGCTTCTTGCGGGAGGGCCGCCAACTGCCCTGCCGATAGCCGCTGTAGCCCCCGTATCCGCCCGACGACTGCCGGGGCACCGGGCGGTCCGACCACTCCGTCAGCGGCCGGCACTCCAGCAGCGGCAGCCGCACGCCGCCCGCGGCGGCGGCTCGCAGACTGGGCCGGAACGCCTCCGCCAGCACGCGCGCGTCGTCCAGCGCGTGGTGCGCCCGCTGCTGTACGACGCCGTAGTGCGCCGCCAGCGACTCCAGCTTGAAGTTGGGCAGCGGCAGCCCCAGCTCCTTCGACAGCGCGATGGTGCACAGTCGCTGACGCACCGGCGCCTCGCGCTTCGCGCGCGCGTACTCCCGCGCGATCATCTGCCAGTCGAAGACGGCGTTGTGCGCGACCAGCACCCGGCCCTCCAGCCGGGTCGCGAACTCCTCGGCGATGTCCGCGAAGAGCGGCGCCCCTTCGAGCACCTCGCTCGTCAGACCGTGTATCCACACGGGTCCCGGATCGCGCTCCGGGTTGACCAGCGTGTACCAGTGGTCCTCGACCTCGCCGCGCTCGTCCAGCCGGTAGACGGCGGCCGAGATGATGCGGTCGTCCCGGGCCAGGCCGGTGGTCTCCACGTCAACGACCGCGTATCCCTTCGGATACACGGCCGGCCACTGGGTGGGGGAGGACACTGCGGTCGCACGGTCTTCGAGCATGGTCATTGAGGATACGGGCCACGACTGACAGCGCTGACCTTCAGGTACCGGCGGCTCCGCCGATTTCCGCCCGGCCGCTCGGCCACCGCACACGCGTGCGTGCCGGTCCTGGACCGCTCATCCGACCGGGTCGGGCGCACGGGTGGGCGAGGCCGGGACCGGCAGCGACGTACCA contains:
- a CDS encoding SURF1 family protein; its protein translation is MHRYRFLLSRQWVILTIVAIALIPTMIRLGFWQKHRYEERTARNDLVSSALHAKPVPVERLTSPGHTVTRTERYRTVTATGTFDTAREEVVRRRTNSDNEVGFHVLTPFVLGDGKVVLVNRGWIPANGAQTAFPKIPAPPSGRTTITGRLMADETTAASGIKNVQGLPDRQIMLINSAEEAHRLGASVLGGYLEQTGPQTDSPEQISDPGSEDAPLNYAYMIQWWLFAAGVPVGWWFLVRREIRDQEEATAEAKPEETEPAAV
- a CDS encoding enoyl-CoA hydratase/isomerase family protein, whose protein sequence is MASPDQDLAPVLDKDGVRLTVDDALATVTLANPARRNAQSPALWRALAEAGRLLPGSVRVVVLRGEGRSFSAGLDRQMFTPEGIPGEPTFIDLARRDDAGLDASIAEFQEAFTWWRRNDIVSIAAVQGHAIGAGFQLALACDLRVVAEDVQFAMRETSLGLVPDLTGTHPLVGLVGYARALEICATGRFVGAAESVASGLANAAVPGDQLDDAVRDLAAALLAAPRDAVAETKALLRGAADRTYDEQRAAERAAQARRLRDLAGLGE
- a CDS encoding DEDDh family exonuclease — encoded protein: MLEDRATAVSSPTQWPAVYPKGYAVVDVETTGLARDDRIISAAVYRLDERGEVEDHWYTLVNPERDPGPVWIHGLTSEVLEGAPLFADIAEEFATRLEGRVLVAHNAVFDWQMIAREYARAKREAPVRQRLCTIALSKELGLPLPNFKLESLAAHYGVVQQRAHHALDDARVLAEAFRPSLRAAAAGGVRLPLLECRPLTEWSDRPVPRQSSGGYGGYSGYRQGSWRPSRKKPACPYPNPGRYENGKRLKQGMRVAFSGDTSVDRELLEDRATEAGLHVASSISRLTSLLVTNDPDSGTSKVVKARQFGTPVVDEAAFGQLLRDVEPADE
- a CDS encoding SDR family oxidoreductase, yielding MDLGLKDRVYVVTGATRGLGNAAARELVADGAKVVISGRDEKRVAEAAAELGPDAVGVAVDNSDAQAPERLVAAARERFGGFHGVLVSVGGPAPGFVADNTDEQWRNAFESVFLGAVRLARVAAAELEPGGVIGFVLSASVHEPIPGLTISNGLRPGLAGFAKSLADELGPRGIRVLGLLPSRIDTDRVRELDGLSADPEATRAANEARIPLRRYGAPEEFGKVAAFLLSPAASYLSGVMLPVDGGMRHGF
- a CDS encoding glycoside hydrolase family 15 protein produces the protein MNARIEDYALIGDEQTAALVGRDGSIDWLCLPRFDSGACFARLLGDEDHGHWRIAPKGARTCTRRAYRTDTLVLDTEWDTHDGTVRVTDLMPQRDRAPDVVRIVEGVSGRVTVRSTLRLRFDYGSIMPWVRRSDGHRVAVAGPDSVWLRSEPPVHTWGEDFGTHAEFTVTEGQRVAFVLTWHPSHERRPPLTDPYEALSNSVHDWRRWTSRCRYDGPYRDAVVRSLITLKALTYAPTGGIVAAATTSLPEELGGVRNWDYRFCWLRDSTLTLGAMLAAGYHREAEAWRDWLLRAVAGDPADLQIMYGLAGERRLPEWELPWLPGFAESAPVRIGNAAVGQLQLDVYGEVMDTLSLARDQGLPTKPHMWAIQRSLMTFLQSSWRQPDEGLWEVRGGRRQFVHSKVMVWVAADRAVRTLETYPELQGDADGWRAMRDEVHREVCEQGYDARRRTFTQYYGSRELDAALLLIPRVGFLPPDDPRVIGTVDAIRADLGHGGFVRRYDTDAVGIDGMPGGEGAFLACSFWLADALHLTGRTAEARELFERLVALTNDVGLLSEEYDPGLSRQVGNFPQAFSHIALVNTALTLSGGERAG
- a CDS encoding nucleopolyhedrovirus P10 family protein, with the translated sequence MTADRWTELVRRQVGLGRLLPLGGPRDGAWIAEVAAAAVLERAAAAGVPGVRLGALRLTLADPEAARQPVVPAPPSALPPGPLRLTADFAATAAEPLPAVASRLRLTLATAAAGQLGLTLSEVDLWVTDLLDTEEPATAVRAPRPVSAREATDPDEARAAAAALAVPGVTGLTASLGGLGRGVHLEERPADTALPHRHVRVELSTGSDHRAVDVARQVRTAVRNALEDRPTVAVLITAVD
- the amaP gene encoding alkaline shock response membrane anchor protein AmaP, which gives rise to MRRAGLHRVLLALVGLLLFVLGGSVLAVGLGAAPPSWWVHTGPHDVLLTRAERTHWRGTGWWWPAVLATLAVLVLLALWWLTTVLRRRRLSEILIDTGDGESAVLRGRALESALAQAAVRQQGVAHAEIVLRGRRTKPTARIWLQLEPHVDPSTALNDFTTQALTDARESARLPSLPVEIRLRAVKHHAERVS
- a CDS encoding helix-turn-helix domain-containing protein, whose translation is MAETLKKGSRVTGAARDKLAADLKKKYDSGASIRALAEETGRSYGFVHRMLTESGVVLRGRGGATRGKKAASV
- a CDS encoding DUF6286 domain-containing protein encodes the protein MSEPQTTIQTLHKDPVPTPPAAGSSGRFWSPRRVPAAVVAALLLAGAGLLLYDIAAVRAHHPAMEWRRALARHLAERPLDDTWVLTGAAVAAALGLWLIALAVTPGLRGLLPMRRPHPDVRAALRRDAAALLLRDRVMDVSGVRSVRVRMRRGKADVRVVSHFRDLDDVRADLDTVLTDAIRGLGLGRPPTLSVHVTRPGRKG
- a CDS encoding Asp23/Gls24 family envelope stress response protein, producing the protein MTDMTTTPEGDQEPQVSTRKTTRRGGGDPATRGRTTIADGVVEKIAGLAARDVVGVHAMGSGLARTFGAVRDRVPGGSRSVTRGVKAEVGEVQTALDLEIVVDYGVSIGDVARAVRENVIASVERMTGLEVVEVNIAVSDVKLPDEEDEEPEPPRIQ